Proteins encoded by one window of Cydia fagiglandana chromosome Z, ilCydFagi1.1, whole genome shotgun sequence:
- the LOC134679481 gene encoding uncharacterized protein LOC134679481, with protein MAAAHAHSPSDRRPDGRAGSRRIFPPQFKLQVLEAYRRDAQCRGNQRATARKFGIHRRQIQKWLQAEPALRAALLRRAPQPAPSPPPYSAGSPESARLPSPPPAVLPTPPVQVPTPLPLSPEPIDLSVRRPTPPPAPQPAFVPRSAPEPARKPFKLFRPYLDEEDERPPPPPQVHVLHAFVPVSPASAGCALTACAAPRWCAPMPSFPAPLR; from the coding sequence ATGGCCGCCGCCCACGCACACTCGCCCTCCGACCGCCGCCCCGACGGCCGCGCTGGCTCGCGCCGCATTTTCCCACCACAATTTAAACTCCAAGTTCTCGAAGCCTACAGACGTGATGCTCAATGTCGCGGGAACCAGCGCGCGACTGCCAGAAAGTTTGGCATCCATCGCCGTCAGATTCAGAAGTGGCTACAGGCCGAGCCCGCTCTGCGCGCCGCGCTGCTGAGGCGAGCCCCGCAGCCGGCGCCTTCTCCACCGCCATATTCCGCCGGCTCCCCCGAGAGCGCGAGGCTGCCGTCGCCGCCGCCCGCAGTACTTCCCACGCCGCCAGTTCAGGTGCCCACGCCGTTGCCGCTGAGCCCTGAGCCGATAGACCTGTCGGTGCGGCGCCCCACCCCGCCGCCCGCACCACAACCTGCGTTCGTGCCCCGCTCGGCGCCGGAGCCCGCGCGCAAGCCGTTCAAGTTGTTCCGGCCGTACCTGGATGAGGAGGATGAGCggccaccgccgccgccgcaggtgCACGTGTTGCACGCGTTCGTCCCCGTGAGCCCGGCGAGCGCGGGCTGCGCGCTGACCGCGTGTGCCGCGCCGCGTTGGTGCGCGCCCATGCCTTCGTTCCCGGCGCCGCTCAGATGA